From Cannabis sativa cultivar Pink pepper isolate KNU-18-1 chromosome 8, ASM2916894v1, whole genome shotgun sequence, a single genomic window includes:
- the LOC133030599 gene encoding uncharacterized protein LOC133030599 codes for MDVEMNDAAPTQPIHPQPSRSQMGFNPMGFQQPHQTPTSFQQLLQQPLLQQPLVPSPGMLSPEQFHSQMYQSYLQFMFQSPQTSHVSEPRMPQMSQMPQNVQMSTQGQQYQNTSQTMPTQPWEQKSQMMPTHLGQQTSQMMPTQQGQQTSQMMPTLHGQQTSQMMTSSQMPPYYPQMPDVPGSDVPRDASDEDDATINFF; via the coding sequence ATGGATGTTGAGATGAATGATGCAGCTCCAACCCAACCCATACATCCTCAACCGTCTCGCTCTCAAATGGGTTTTAACCCAATGGGTTTTCAGCAGCCGCATCAGACTCCTACTTCGTTTCAGCAACTGCTACAACAGCCTCTGCTACAACAACCTCTTGTTCCTTCGCCTGGAATGTTAAGTCCTGAGCAATTTCACAGTCAAATGTACCAGTCATACTTGCAGTTTATGTTTCAGTCGCCTCAGACGTCTCATGTGTCAGAGCCTCGGATGCCACAAATGTCACAGATGCCGCAAAATGTTCAAATGTCGACACAAGGGCAGCAATATCAGAACACATCGCAGACGATGCCGACACAACCATGGGAGCAGAAATCTCAAATGATGCCGACACATCTAGGACAACAGACTTCTCAGATGATGCCGACACAACAAGGGCAGCAGACATCTCAAATGATGCCGACACTACATGGGCAGCAGACATCTCAGATGATGACCAGCTCGCAAATGCCGCCATACTACCCACAGATGCCGGATGTTCCTGGGTCGGATGTTCCTCGAGATGCTAGTGATGAGGACGATGCTACTATAAACTTCTTTTAG